The proteins below come from a single Magallana gigas chromosome 10, xbMagGiga1.1, whole genome shotgun sequence genomic window:
- the LOC105335637 gene encoding transmembrane protein 98 — protein sequence MELVVAIAIGILSTIFVGSVVALVFVCRQKCRKETDLISQQHSETSRPDVQLIEEDSQRPGSAGVELEDVQISDPKLDQILKDENWVDDVTGLVPHCLSVLKTCKYLTEQLVGMTMGNSQTIQTQELLTEVVTVAKRISPRVDEVVVAMYPPLDPRLLEARCTALVLSVNHLVLVTKHACHLSGEMDWIDQKMADVEEHLRVLREASLSLEMSKWMAESLPEEDETSTATAQQTQSESSQV from the exons ATGGAACTTGTGGTTGCCATAGCAATAGGAATACTGTCCACCATTTTTGTAGGATCTGTGGTCGCGCTTGTATTTGTTTGTCGACAGAAGTGCAGGAAGGAGACGGATTTGATCTCACAACAACATAGCGAAACGAG CCGACCAGATGTCCAGCTGATTGAGGAAGACTCACAGCGACCCGGATCTGCTGGTGTGGAGCTTGAAGATGTCCAGATCAGTGATCCAAAACTGGATCAGATCCTGAAGGACGAGAACTGGGTGGATGATGTTAC AGGATTGGTGCCCCACTGTCTGTCTGTATTAAAGACCTGCAAGTACCTAACAGAGCAGCTAGTCGGCATGACGATGGGGAATTCCCAGACCATTCAGACCCAGGAACTGTTGACAGAGGTAGTGACAGTCGCTAAGAGAATCAGTCCCCGTGTGGATGAGGTCGTTGTGGCCATGTACCCTCCACTAGACCCACGTCTGCTAGAAGCCAG ATGCACTGCCCTGGTTCTGTCTGTCAACCATCTGGTCCTGGTCACTAAGCACGCCTGTCACTTGTCTGGGGAGATGGACTGGATCGACCAGAAAATGGCCGACGTAGAGGAGCATCTACGA GTGTTGAGGGAGGCAAGTTTAAGTCTAGAAATGTCTAAATGGATGGCAGAGAGCTTACCAGAGGAGGATGAAACATCCACAGCAACAGCTCAACAAACTCAGAGTGAATCCTCGCAAGTCTAG